In Oryza brachyantha chromosome 2, ObraRS2, whole genome shotgun sequence, a single window of DNA contains:
- the LOC102701696 gene encoding ADP-ribosylation factor GTPase-activating protein AGD12-like isoform X1, whose translation MSTANRYQPIKSTKPVIAGKTRKLKDLMLKSDNRICADCSAPDPKWASANIGVFLCLKCGDVHRALGPDVSKVLSVTLDDWSDSDIDSMVEVGGNSYANSIYEAFLPKDHPKPKPDSTMEYRTKFIRAKYETQDFLKPSLRITSKGSFEPTNSVKSVNSGFSSTSTKHVTEDTREFVGELNITVVRGIELAVRDMLTSDPYVILTLGEQTAQTTVKKSDLNPVWNEVLKLSVPRNYGPLKLQVYDHDMFSADDIMGEAEIDLQPMITAAMAFGDPSRIGDMQIGRWFMTRDNCLLKDSTVNVVSGKVKQEVNLKLQNVESGEMELELEWVPIL comes from the exons ATGAGCACAGCTAATCGTTATCAACCCATCAAGTCGACCAAGCCTGTTATAG caggcaaaacaagaaaattgaaGGATCTAATGTTAAAAAGTGACAACCGGATATGTGCTGATTGTAGTGCACCTGATCCCAAATGGGC GTCTGCTAATATCGGAGTATTTCTTTGCTTAAAGTGTGGAGATGTTCATAGAGCACTTGGACCAGATGTTTCAAAG GTTTTGTCAGTAACTTTGGATGATTGGTCTGATAGTGATATAGATTCCATGGTTGAGGTTGGTGGTAACTCATATGCAAATTCCATTTATGAGGCTTTTCTTCCAAAAGATCACCCAAAACCCAAGCCAGATTCAACTATGGAATAtagaactaaatttataag AGCCAAGTATGAGACACAAGACTTTTTGAAGCCAAGTTTGCGCATTACCTCAAAGGGTTCTTTTGAACCGACCAATTCTGTGAAGAGTGTAAACAGCGGTTTCTCTAGCACTTCAACGAAGCACGTCACT GAAGATACAAGAGAATTTGTTGGGGAGCTGAACATTACAGTGGTAAGAGGTATTGAGTTGGCCGTCAGAGACATGCTAACGAGTGATCCATATGTTATTCTAACACTTGGGGAGCAg ACTGCTCAAACCACGGTTAAAAAGAGTGACCTGAATCCAGTATGGAATGAAGTGCTTAAGCTATCAGTTCCTCGAAATTATGGACCTCTAAAACTT CAAGTATACGACCATGATATGTTCTCTGCTGATGATATCATGGGGGAAGCGGAGATAGATCTTCAACCAATGATCACGGCTGCCATGGCCTTTGGAGATCCCTCACGCATCGGTGACATGCAAATTGGAAGGTGGTTCATGACCAGAGACAATTGTCTGCTGAAAGATAGCACTGTCAATGTTGTGTCGGGCAAGGTAAAACAGGAAGTGAACCTAAAGCTGCAGAATGTAGAATCAGGTGAAATGGAGTTAGAATTGGAATGGGTTCCAATACTCTAG
- the LOC102701696 gene encoding ADP-ribosylation factor GTPase-activating protein AGD12-like isoform X2, producing MSTANRYQPIKSTKPVIGKTRKLKDLMLKSDNRICADCSAPDPKWASANIGVFLCLKCGDVHRALGPDVSKVLSVTLDDWSDSDIDSMVEVGGNSYANSIYEAFLPKDHPKPKPDSTMEYRTKFIRAKYETQDFLKPSLRITSKGSFEPTNSVKSVNSGFSSTSTKHVTEDTREFVGELNITVVRGIELAVRDMLTSDPYVILTLGEQTAQTTVKKSDLNPVWNEVLKLSVPRNYGPLKLQVYDHDMFSADDIMGEAEIDLQPMITAAMAFGDPSRIGDMQIGRWFMTRDNCLLKDSTVNVVSGKVKQEVNLKLQNVESGEMELELEWVPIL from the exons ATGAGCACAGCTAATCGTTATCAACCCATCAAGTCGACCAAGCCTGTTATAG gcaaaacaagaaaattgaaGGATCTAATGTTAAAAAGTGACAACCGGATATGTGCTGATTGTAGTGCACCTGATCCCAAATGGGC GTCTGCTAATATCGGAGTATTTCTTTGCTTAAAGTGTGGAGATGTTCATAGAGCACTTGGACCAGATGTTTCAAAG GTTTTGTCAGTAACTTTGGATGATTGGTCTGATAGTGATATAGATTCCATGGTTGAGGTTGGTGGTAACTCATATGCAAATTCCATTTATGAGGCTTTTCTTCCAAAAGATCACCCAAAACCCAAGCCAGATTCAACTATGGAATAtagaactaaatttataag AGCCAAGTATGAGACACAAGACTTTTTGAAGCCAAGTTTGCGCATTACCTCAAAGGGTTCTTTTGAACCGACCAATTCTGTGAAGAGTGTAAACAGCGGTTTCTCTAGCACTTCAACGAAGCACGTCACT GAAGATACAAGAGAATTTGTTGGGGAGCTGAACATTACAGTGGTAAGAGGTATTGAGTTGGCCGTCAGAGACATGCTAACGAGTGATCCATATGTTATTCTAACACTTGGGGAGCAg ACTGCTCAAACCACGGTTAAAAAGAGTGACCTGAATCCAGTATGGAATGAAGTGCTTAAGCTATCAGTTCCTCGAAATTATGGACCTCTAAAACTT CAAGTATACGACCATGATATGTTCTCTGCTGATGATATCATGGGGGAAGCGGAGATAGATCTTCAACCAATGATCACGGCTGCCATGGCCTTTGGAGATCCCTCACGCATCGGTGACATGCAAATTGGAAGGTGGTTCATGACCAGAGACAATTGTCTGCTGAAAGATAGCACTGTCAATGTTGTGTCGGGCAAGGTAAAACAGGAAGTGAACCTAAAGCTGCAGAATGTAGAATCAGGTGAAATGGAGTTAGAATTGGAATGGGTTCCAATACTCTAG